A single Nocardioides bizhenqiangii DNA region contains:
- a CDS encoding DNA polymerase Y family protein, protein MRVMVAWCPDWSVTAGLFELAEAGDAGPVSDQPAAVLSNNVVEVCNAAARAEGVRRGQRRRDAQARCPELVLLPANPERDARYFEPVLATVEELRPGVAPIRPGLLAVPAPGLYFGGEPHAAALVAQHLVETGVWDCRIGVADDLFTAEQAARQAMVQDCVVVPPGTSAIFLQALPVQVLANDSNEAEGRELADLLRRLGLTTLGDFSRLSASEVSNRFGGFGLSVWQRAQGVAPTALGSRTPPPELACEIGFEPPLESAEAVCFSVRTTAERFVQGLAGRQLVAVAVRIEAEADGVVTSARTWLHPRCFTSRDLVDRVHWQLQAGTAGSGLRSRRDPGSVRAAIERVRFLPETVEPAADHADGLWGGGADEQVTRGVARVQAMIGFDAVRTPVLQGGRSAADRQATIPWGERPVGLRPVDQPWPGRIPGPAPARVFSTPLAADVVDEAGRTVAVTERGVVTGEPWRYRIDASPDVAVRRWTPVGSWAGPWPVDDTWWQQGDRSTDRGRSARFQVVGVDGRAWLLVWRREGWQVEAGYD, encoded by the coding sequence ATGAGAGTCATGGTGGCATGGTGCCCCGACTGGTCGGTCACCGCCGGGCTGTTCGAGCTCGCCGAGGCAGGTGACGCCGGTCCGGTCAGTGACCAGCCGGCCGCCGTGCTCAGCAACAACGTGGTCGAGGTGTGCAACGCGGCCGCCAGGGCGGAGGGCGTACGACGCGGCCAGCGGCGTCGTGATGCCCAGGCGAGGTGCCCGGAGCTCGTGCTGCTCCCCGCCAACCCTGAGCGGGACGCGCGCTACTTCGAGCCGGTGCTGGCCACGGTCGAGGAGCTGCGGCCCGGAGTTGCCCCGATCCGGCCGGGACTGCTCGCGGTGCCCGCCCCGGGTCTCTACTTCGGAGGTGAGCCCCATGCCGCCGCTCTCGTTGCCCAGCACCTGGTCGAGACCGGTGTGTGGGACTGCCGGATCGGGGTCGCCGACGACCTGTTCACGGCCGAGCAGGCCGCCCGTCAGGCGATGGTCCAGGACTGTGTGGTGGTGCCCCCCGGGACGTCGGCGATCTTCCTGCAGGCGCTCCCGGTGCAGGTGCTGGCCAACGACAGCAACGAGGCAGAGGGACGCGAGCTGGCCGATCTCCTCCGCCGGTTGGGACTGACGACGCTCGGTGACTTCAGCCGGCTCTCGGCGTCGGAGGTGAGCAACCGGTTCGGCGGCTTCGGACTGAGCGTGTGGCAGCGGGCGCAGGGTGTCGCGCCGACCGCGCTCGGGTCCCGGACACCACCGCCGGAGCTGGCGTGCGAGATCGGCTTCGAGCCGCCGCTGGAGTCGGCGGAGGCGGTCTGCTTCAGCGTCCGGACCACCGCCGAGCGGTTCGTGCAGGGGCTGGCCGGGCGCCAGCTGGTCGCCGTCGCCGTCCGCATCGAGGCGGAGGCCGACGGTGTCGTGACGTCGGCACGCACCTGGCTGCATCCACGCTGCTTCACCTCACGCGACCTCGTCGACCGCGTGCACTGGCAGCTGCAAGCCGGCACAGCGGGATCCGGGCTGCGTTCCCGGCGCGATCCGGGGTCGGTGCGGGCAGCGATCGAGCGGGTGCGCTTCCTCCCCGAGACGGTCGAGCCGGCCGCCGACCATGCCGACGGCCTGTGGGGCGGCGGTGCCGACGAGCAGGTGACGCGAGGGGTGGCGCGGGTGCAGGCGATGATCGGTTTCGACGCGGTGCGGACACCGGTGCTGCAGGGTGGCCGGAGCGCCGCAGACCGGCAGGCGACGATCCCGTGGGGCGAGCGTCCCGTCGGGTTGCGGCCCGTGGACCAACCGTGGCCGGGGCGGATCCCCGGTCCCGCTCCGGCGCGGGTCTTCTCCACCCCCCTCGCAGCCGACGTCGTCGACGAGGCGGGGCGGACCGTCGCGGTGACCGAGCGGGGGGTGGTGACCGGTGAGCCGTGGCGCTACCGGATCGATGCGTCGCCCGATGTCGCCGTACGACGCTGGACCCCCGTCGGCTCCTGGGCAGGTCCGTGGCCTGTCGACGACACCTGGTGGCAGCAGGGCGACCGCTCCACAGATCGCGGCCGATCCGCTCGCTTCCAGGTCGTGGGCGTCGACGGCCGGGCCTGGCTGCTGGTGTGGCGCAGGGAGGGATGGCAGGTCGAGGCGGGCTACGACTAG
- a CDS encoding LLM class flavin-dependent oxidoreductase — MNLHVVLWPIHDWPAMADTWRRAEELGFVGGWVYDHLAWRGHTPWDDAYASLAAAAAVTSRIRLGTLVTSPNFRTPVPTASAIRTIDRISGGRLTLGIGAGGSAHTSDGDVLDRDWTKRERANRFEEWVSHLDALLTGESVSAAGEYWSIRDVTVAPGLVQQRPPFWIAAGGPRGMRLAARLGQGWVVNPVTDDPAEEVRGQVARMEGICSDAGRDFSAMPRLLLTGFTGEPWLASAAAYDDLAGRYAELGITDVAIHWPRPGSEWDADTAVFEAIAAKVR; from the coding sequence GTGAACCTGCATGTGGTGCTCTGGCCCATCCACGACTGGCCGGCGATGGCCGACACCTGGCGGCGCGCGGAGGAGCTGGGCTTCGTCGGTGGCTGGGTCTACGACCACCTCGCCTGGCGCGGTCACACGCCCTGGGACGACGCCTATGCGAGCCTGGCTGCGGCCGCGGCTGTCACGTCCCGCATCCGGCTCGGCACCCTGGTGACCTCGCCCAACTTCCGGACTCCCGTGCCGACCGCCTCGGCGATCCGCACGATCGACCGGATCTCCGGTGGCCGGCTGACCCTCGGCATCGGTGCCGGCGGCAGTGCGCACACCTCCGACGGCGACGTGCTCGACCGCGACTGGACGAAGCGGGAGCGGGCGAACCGGTTCGAGGAGTGGGTGTCCCATCTCGATGCGCTGCTGACCGGGGAGTCGGTCTCGGCGGCGGGGGAGTACTGGTCGATCCGCGACGTCACCGTGGCGCCAGGCCTGGTGCAGCAGCGGCCGCCGTTCTGGATCGCGGCCGGCGGCCCGAGGGGCATGCGGCTCGCGGCACGGCTCGGTCAGGGGTGGGTGGTCAACCCGGTCACCGACGACCCTGCCGAGGAGGTGCGCGGCCAGGTGGCGCGGATGGAAGGGATCTGCTCGGACGCGGGTCGCGACTTCTCGGCGATGCCGCGGTTGCTGCTGACCGGCTTCACCGGCGAGCCGTGGCTGGCGTCCGCGGCGGCATACGACGACCTGGCCGGCCGCTATGCCGAGCTCGGGATCACCGACGTGGCGATCCACTGGCCGCGCCCGGGCTCCGAGTGGGACGCGGACACGGCGGTCTTCGAGGCGATCGCGGCCAAGGTGCGTTGA